A genomic window from Halorubrum trapanicum includes:
- a CDS encoding DUF4442 domain-containing protein, producing MSDSPTGVDRDPEPRPLREDPPAESRRTRLWRLGFNLLPAYRGTGARVDHIAGDWRYVRIRVPFKWRTRNAVGTIFGGSIYGAIDPVYMTMLQRTLGDEFTIWDKSAALEFIKPGRETLYAEFDLPAAETEAIRDALGPGESTDRKYLVSLVDDEGEVHAACEKTLYVRRDE from the coding sequence GTGAGCGATTCCCCGACCGGGGTCGACCGCGACCCGGAACCCCGTCCCCTGCGCGAGGACCCGCCGGCGGAGAGCCGCCGGACCCGGCTCTGGCGGCTCGGGTTCAACCTCCTCCCGGCATACCGGGGCACGGGCGCGCGCGTCGACCACATCGCGGGCGACTGGCGCTACGTCCGGATCCGCGTGCCGTTCAAGTGGCGCACCCGGAACGCGGTCGGGACGATCTTCGGCGGCAGCATCTACGGCGCGATCGATCCGGTTTACATGACGATGCTTCAGCGGACGCTGGGCGACGAGTTCACGATCTGGGACAAGTCGGCCGCGCTGGAGTTCATCAAGCCCGGCCGCGAGACGTTGTACGCGGAGTTCGACCTCCCGGCCGCCGAGACCGAGGCGATCCGCGACGCGCTCGGGCCGGGCGAGTCGACCGACCGGAAGTACCTCGTCTCGCTCGTCGACGACGAGGGAGAAGTCCACGCGGCCTGCGAGAAGACGCTGTACGTGCGCCGCGACGAGTAG